Proteins from a single region of Corylus avellana chromosome ca11, CavTom2PMs-1.0:
- the LOC132164957 gene encoding G-type lectin S-receptor-like serine/threonine-protein kinase LECRK3 has translation MVQQGNWTASCERNSIAEISKSKNGDITHNMQEVANTLWEDVSYPILTIPYKDSWANACLDDLSQELALRSFTYSELEQVTGGFMEVVGRGSFGAVFKGAMFHGQKVVAVKRLEKVSAEGEREFQTEMKVIGRTHHRNLVRLLGYCHDGIHRLLVYEYMSNGSLANVLFTTDKQLCWNERMGIARNIARGIPYLHEESDEQLIHYDIKPLIHYDIKPQNILMDAYRCAKISDFGLQNS, from the exons ATGGTACAACAGGGGAATTGGACTGCTAGTTGCGAGAGGAATTCCATTGCAGAAATTTCCAAAAGCAAAAATGGAGATATTACACACAACATGCAAGAAGTGGCTAACACTTTATGGGAAGATGTTTCATATCCAATTCTTACAATCCCATATAAAGATTCTTGGGCAAATGCTTGTTTAGACGATT TGAGTCAGGAGCTTGCTTTACGATCGTTCACTTATTCAGAACTTGAGCAAGTGACGGGTGGTTTCATGGAAGTGGTTGGCAGAGGATCATTCGGCGCAGTGTTTAAAGGGGCAATGTTTCATGGCCAGAAAGTTGTAGCTGTCAAAAGATTAGAGAAAGTGTCGGctgaaggagaaagagaatttcagactgagatgaaagttattgGGAGAACGCATCATAGAAACCTTGTTCGTCTGCTCGGGTATTGCCATGACGGAATTCATAGGCTTTTGGTTTATGAGTACATGAGCAATGGGTCACTTGCAAATGTACTCTTCACAACAGACAAACAACTTTGTTGGAATGAAAGAATGGGAATTGCTCGTAATATAGCAAGAGGAATTCCTTATCTCCATGAAGAGAGTGATGAGCAGCTTATTCATTATGACATAAAGCCTCTTATTCATTATGACATAAAGCCTCAGAACATCCTCATGGATGCGTACAGGTGTGCAAAAATCTCTGATTTTGGATTGCAAAACTCTTAA